The Streptomyces sp. V4I8 genome includes the window CGGTCAGTACGACTTGGGCAGGCCCAGGGTCTGGTGGGAGACGTAGTTGAGAATCATCTCCCGGCTCACCGGAGCAATACGAGACACGCGCGCGGCGGTTATCAACGAGGCGAGCCCGAACTCGCGCGTGAGGCCGTTGCCGCCGAGGGTGTGCACGGCCTGGTCGACGGCCTTCACGCAGGCCTCCCCGGCCGCGTACTTGGCCATGTTGGCGGCCTCGCCCGCGCCGACGTCGTCTCCGGCGTCGTACAGGTGGGCCGCCTTCTGCATCATCAGGCGGGCCAGTTCGAGGTCGATGTGCGCCTGGGCGAGGGGGTGCGCGATGGCCTGGTGGGCGCCGATGGGGGCCTTCCAGACGGTGCGGTCGCGCGCGTACTCGACGGCGCGGGCGAGGGCGTGGCGGCCCATGCCGATCGCGAAGGCGGCCGTCATGACGCGTTCGGGGTTGAGGCCGGCGAAGAGCTGGAGGAGGCCGGCGTCCTCGTCGCCGACGAGGGCGTCGGCGGGGAGCCGTACGTCGTCGAGGGTCAGCTCGAACTGCTTCTCGGCGGCGTCGAGTTCCATGTCGATCCGGCGGCGCGTGAAGCCTTCGGCGTCGGGCGGGACGATGAACAGGCAGGGTTTGAGGTTGCCGGTGCGGGCGTCTTCGGTGCGGCCGACTATGAGGGTGGCGTCGGCTATGTCGACGCCGGAGATGAAGACCTTGCGGCCCGTGAGGAGCCAGTCTCCGGTGTCCGGGTCGCGGCGGGCGGTGGTCGTGATGCGGTGGCTGTTGGAGCCGGCGTCCGGCTCGGTGATGCCGAAGGCCATGGTGCGGGTGCCGTCGGCGAGGCCGGGGAGCCAGAGTCGTTTCTGGTCTTCGGTGCCGAAGCGGGCGATGACCGTGCCGCAGATGGCGGGCGACACGACCATCATCAGCAAGGGGCAGCCTGCGGCGCCCAGTTCTTCGAGGACGATGGAGAGTTCGGCT containing:
- a CDS encoding acyl-CoA dehydrogenase family protein, whose translation is MPSTLESEEHKALRAAVAALGKRHGRTYDREALWSEAAKLGYLGVNLPEEYGGGGGGIAELSIVLEELGAAGCPLLMMVVSPAICGTVIARFGTEDQKRLWLPGLADGTRTMAFGITEPDAGSNSHRITTTARRDPDTGDWLLTGRKVFISGVDIADATLIVGRTEDARTGNLKPCLFIVPPDAEGFTRRRIDMELDAAEKQFELTLDDVRLPADALVGDEDAGLLQLFAGLNPERVMTAAFAIGMGRHALARAVEYARDRTVWKAPIGAHQAIAHPLAQAHIDLELARLMMQKAAHLYDAGDDVGAGEAANMAKYAAGEACVKAVDQAVHTLGGNGLTREFGLASLITAARVSRIAPVSREMILNYVSHQTLGLPKSY